The Xyrauchen texanus isolate HMW12.3.18 chromosome 38, RBS_HiC_50CHRs, whole genome shotgun sequence genome window below encodes:
- the LOC127631388 gene encoding NACHT, LRR and PYD domains-containing protein 9-like, whose product MKSDASMTAPVTFSGKSEPDNPRLSGCMVTQDYCSYLASALNSNPLHLKELDLSYNHHGDTGVTLLSARLQDPNCKLEKHKCL is encoded by the exons ATGAAGAGCGATGCTTCCATGACAGCTCCTGTTACATTTAGTGGGAAATCAGAGCCCGACAATCCAAG attatctggctgtatggtgacacAGGATTACTGTTCTTATCTGGCTTCAGCTCTGAATTCAAACCCCTTACACCTGAAAGAACTGGATCTAAGCTACAACCACCATGGAGATACAGGAGTGACACTGCTCTCTGCTAGACTGCAGGATCCAAACTGCAAACTAGAGAAACACAA ATGCCTGTGA